The uncultured Treponema sp. genome includes a region encoding these proteins:
- the pdxS gene encoding pyridoxal 5'-phosphate synthase lyase subunit PdxS → MESGKQYELNKNLAQMLKGGVIMDVTTPEQAKIAEEAGACAVMALERIPADIRAAGGVSRMSDPKMIKGIQEAVSIPVMAKCRIGHFVEAQILEAIEIDYIDESEVLSPADDVYHINKKNFKVPFVCGAKDLGEALRRISEGASMIRTKGEPGTGDIIQAVRHMRKMNSEISRIVSMREDELYEEAKTLQVSYELVKFVHENKKLPVVNFAAGGVATPADAALMMQLGAEGVFVGSGIFKSGNPKKRAASIVKAVTNFNDAKLIAQLSEDLGEAMVGINESEIAILMAERGK, encoded by the coding sequence ATGGAATCAGGAAAACAGTATGAATTGAATAAAAATCTTGCCCAGATGCTTAAAGGCGGCGTGATTATGGACGTTACAACTCCAGAGCAGGCAAAGATTGCGGAAGAGGCTGGAGCTTGCGCGGTAATGGCTCTTGAGCGGATTCCGGCGGACATAAGAGCTGCGGGCGGCGTTTCCAGAATGAGCGATCCAAAAATGATAAAAGGAATTCAGGAAGCGGTTTCAATTCCTGTAATGGCAAAGTGTCGCATCGGGCATTTTGTGGAAGCGCAGATTTTGGAAGCAATTGAAATTGACTATATTGATGAAAGTGAAGTTCTTTCTCCTGCCGATGATGTTTATCATATCAACAAGAAAAATTTTAAAGTTCCGTTTGTATGCGGCGCAAAAGATTTGGGAGAAGCGTTAAGAAGAATCAGCGAAGGCGCGTCAATGATTAGAACAAAAGGCGAGCCGGGAACTGGAGACATAATTCAGGCTGTCCGCCACATGAGAAAAATGAATTCTGAAATTTCAAGAATCGTTTCTATGCGTGAAGACGAGCTTTATGAAGAAGCAAAAACTCTTCAGGTTTCTTATGAGCTTGTAAAATTTGTGCATGAAAACAAAAAGCTTCCTGTTGTGAATTTTGCGGCGGGTGGCGTTGCGACTCCTGCTGATGCGGCTCTTATGATGCAGCTTGGCGCGGAAGGAGTTTTTGTAGGCTCTGGAATTTTCAAGTCAGGAAATCCAAAGAAAAGAGCGGCTTCAATTGTAAAAGCTGTTACAAATTTCAACGACGCAAAACTTATTGCCCAGCTTTCAGAAGATTTGGGCGAAGCTATGGTTGGAATCAATGAAAGTGAAATCGCCATTCTTATGGCAGAGCGCGGAAAATGA
- a CDS encoding LysR family transcriptional regulator, translated as MTLQQLHYIIGVSESGSLNKAAENLYVSQPSLTSAIKEVEKEFSISIFNRSSKGISLTQDGKEFIQYARQIYAQYENLLEKFGEGFQRKKKFSVSCQHYSFATKSFVELVKKFGTSEYEFSIFETKTLDVIENVATQKSEIGILYMSDFNRKAIKKILNANDLVFEKLIDCKAYVYLWKNHPLAKKTSISLEELKDYPCLSFDQGGNSSFYFAEEILTENEYPKTIKTSDRATNLNLMVGLNGYTLCSGIICEELNGSDFVAVPFKSDKENPNSVMEIGYILKKNIILSKTGEEYIEQLKSYLKA; from the coding sequence ATGACATTGCAGCAGCTTCATTACATTATAGGTGTTTCGGAATCTGGCTCTTTGAACAAGGCGGCGGAAAATCTCTATGTTTCACAGCCTTCGCTTACGTCAGCGATAAAGGAAGTTGAAAAGGAATTCAGCATTTCAATTTTCAACCGTTCAAGCAAGGGAATTTCTTTGACGCAAGACGGAAAGGAATTTATTCAGTATGCCCGGCAGATTTATGCGCAGTACGAAAATCTTTTGGAAAAATTCGGGGAAGGATTTCAGCGCAAGAAAAAATTCAGCGTGTCGTGCCAGCATTATTCTTTTGCCACAAAATCTTTTGTTGAGCTTGTAAAAAAATTCGGAACTTCAGAATATGAATTTTCAATTTTTGAAACAAAGACGCTTGATGTAATCGAAAATGTTGCGACTCAGAAAAGCGAAATCGGAATTCTTTATATGAGCGATTTCAACAGAAAGGCAATCAAGAAAATTTTAAATGCAAACGATCTTGTCTTTGAAAAACTTATTGACTGCAAGGCTTATGTTTATCTTTGGAAAAATCATCCGCTGGCAAAAAAAACTTCAATTTCTCTTGAAGAGCTAAAAGATTATCCGTGTCTTTCTTTTGACCAGGGCGGAAACAGCTCGTTTTATTTTGCAGAGGAAATTCTCACGGAAAACGAATATCCAAAAACAATCAAGACAAGCGACCGCGCCACAAATTTAAATCTTATGGTCGGCTTGAACGGATACACTCTTTGTTCGGGAATAATTTGCGAAGAACTGAACGGCTCTGATTTTGTTGCGGTTCCTTTTAAGTCTGACAAGGAAAACCCGAACAGCGTAATGGAAATCGGATATATTCTAAAGAAAAATATAATTCTTTCAAAGACAGGCGAAGAATATATTGAGCAGCTGAAGTCTTATTTGAAAGCATAA
- a CDS encoding phosphoribosylformylglycinamidine synthase has translation MFRIYVERKAGFQNEAARIFSEITGFLGIGGVTGVRYFNRYDIENVADEVAKASAVRIFSEPQSDFVVYDSLEVPADVTQIIWEYLPGQYDQRADSAEQCLTLLREGMKSATKVGTEPPAVRCAKIVFLEGSVCADDVLKIQKYLINPVDSRLADSSKPATLKMSSIVPADIAVVSGFISKSESELDSYRKELGLAMDLADVKFMQDYFKSINRDPTFTEIRVLDTYWSDHCRHTTFLTVLDDVKIEDGPYASALKKSLENYKAVRTDLYADRKDKPVTLMDMACIGAKYLRKHGKLDDLEVSAEINACSVFIDVHYTSGEPDERWLLQFKNETHNHPTEIEPFGGAATCIGGAIRDPLSGRSWVYQAMRVTGAADPTVPLSQTLPGKLPQMKLTREAAQGFSSYGNQIGLTTGQVSEVYHPGYVAKRMELGAVIAAAPCNQVMREEPETGDVVILLGGGTGRDGIGGATGSSKVHDVKSVATAAAEVQKGNAVEERKIQRLFRNKDVCRMIRRSNDFGAGGVSVAVGELAPGLDINLDAVPKKYEGLDGTELAISESQERMAVVVRKEDAQKFILECNKENLNAVVVAVVTDTNKLVMKWRGKTIVDIDRSFLDTAGAEHHAVASIESPAEQKNSPLVHPLESVEKILLEDSENPDIKEAWLCNMNDLACCSQRGLGERFDGSIGASSVLMPYGGKYQGTPEAGMAAKIPVVSPRETSTVSLMSYGFDPRVSQWSAWHGAQVAVLSSLAKIACMGGKTDTCRLTFQEFFGRAVTEKTWGYPAAALLGSIDAQLAMGTGSIGGKDSMSGTFENLNVPHTLVSFAVNVDDVKNVVSGSFKKAGSKVFLVSVPYSAELVPDFEVFKKNTAALYKLNSQKKISAMYPVCAGGIAETLSKMSLGNKIGVSLDTIPLSCTAASGIKEADVSDLFTPLYGSILVESDSDLDSEKDFAEGTVYKIGETICEPTIEIEDVKISLDEIESAWESKLEKVFPPVSGAELQPPLPPFALKEHESLEEARKKSSAFEYSAGKTKPKVVIPVFPGTNCEYDMARAFNLNGGETKIVVFRNRTPKDLAESLDLFKAEIDKAQILAFAGGFSAGDEPDGSGKYIANVIREHRIADSIMELLKNRDGLVLGICNGFQALIKTGLVPYGEIKEPSADMPTLTYNKIGRHISRVVRTRMVSAKSPWAQDSSVLNSKIHLIPVSHGEGRIVISEELAEKLFANGQVFTQYVDENGIPSITEPDNPNGSLFAIEGLTSPDGRVLGKMGHNERTMGTDKGGSSIDLIKNIAGMDSNESSCQNIFAAGIRYFN, from the coding sequence ATGTTTCGTATCTATGTTGAAAGAAAGGCCGGTTTTCAGAATGAAGCGGCGCGGATTTTTTCCGAGATTACAGGTTTTTTAGGAATTGGTGGAGTTACCGGCGTCCGTTATTTCAACCGGTATGACATAGAAAATGTCGCAGACGAAGTTGCAAAGGCTTCCGCTGTAAGAATTTTTTCCGAGCCTCAAAGCGATTTTGTTGTTTACGATTCACTTGAAGTTCCTGCTGATGTTACTCAGATTATATGGGAATATCTTCCGGGGCAGTACGACCAGCGGGCAGACAGCGCGGAGCAGTGTCTTACACTTTTGCGTGAAGGAATGAAGTCTGCCACAAAAGTCGGAACAGAGCCGCCTGCTGTAAGATGCGCAAAGATTGTTTTCCTTGAAGGAAGCGTTTGCGCGGATGACGTTTTAAAAATCCAAAAGTACCTTATAAATCCAGTTGACAGCCGGCTTGCAGACAGCTCAAAGCCTGCAACTCTTAAAATGTCTTCCATTGTGCCAGCTGATATTGCAGTTGTGTCTGGATTCATTTCAAAGTCAGAAAGCGAGCTTGATTCATACAGAAAAGAACTTGGTCTTGCCATGGATTTGGCTGATGTAAAATTCATGCAGGACTACTTTAAGTCAATAAACCGTGATCCGACCTTTACAGAAATCCGCGTTTTGGACACTTACTGGTCAGACCATTGCCGCCACACAACATTCCTTACAGTTTTGGACGATGTAAAGATTGAAGACGGACCTTATGCTTCCGCCTTGAAAAAATCGCTTGAAAATTATAAAGCTGTTCGGACTGATTTGTATGCCGACCGCAAAGACAAGCCTGTTACATTGATGGACATGGCCTGCATTGGAGCAAAATATCTTCGCAAGCACGGAAAACTTGATGACCTTGAAGTTAGCGCTGAAATAAATGCCTGCTCTGTTTTTATAGATGTTCATTATACAAGCGGCGAGCCTGATGAACGTTGGCTTTTGCAGTTTAAAAATGAAACTCACAATCATCCTACAGAGATTGAACCTTTTGGTGGAGCCGCAACTTGCATTGGAGGGGCAATCCGTGATCCTCTTTCTGGACGTTCCTGGGTTTATCAGGCAATGCGTGTTACTGGAGCCGCAGATCCTACAGTTCCTTTAAGCCAGACGCTTCCTGGAAAACTTCCGCAAATGAAGCTTACACGTGAAGCTGCTCAGGGATTTTCTTCTTACGGAAACCAGATTGGACTTACAACAGGACAAGTTTCTGAAGTTTATCATCCGGGCTATGTTGCTAAGCGCATGGAGCTTGGCGCGGTTATTGCTGCTGCTCCTTGTAATCAGGTTATGCGTGAAGAGCCAGAAACTGGAGATGTTGTGATTCTTCTTGGTGGCGGAACTGGACGCGACGGAATTGGAGGCGCTACTGGCTCTTCAAAAGTTCACGATGTGAAGTCTGTTGCAACTGCTGCAGCCGAAGTTCAAAAAGGAAACGCAGTTGAAGAGCGTAAAATTCAGCGTCTTTTTAGAAACAAAGATGTGTGCCGCATGATTCGCCGTTCAAACGACTTTGGAGCGGGCGGAGTTTCTGTTGCGGTTGGCGAGCTTGCTCCTGGACTTGATATAAACCTTGATGCTGTTCCAAAAAAGTATGAAGGTCTTGACGGAACAGAGCTTGCAATTTCAGAAAGCCAGGAAAGAATGGCTGTTGTTGTCCGTAAGGAAGACGCGCAGAAATTCATCTTGGAATGCAATAAAGAAAATTTGAACGCAGTTGTAGTTGCGGTTGTTACAGACACAAATAAACTTGTAATGAAGTGGCGCGGAAAGACAATTGTAGATATTGACCGTTCTTTCCTTGATACAGCCGGAGCTGAACATCATGCGGTTGCTTCAATAGAGAGTCCTGCAGAACAGAAAAATTCCCCTTTGGTTCATCCTCTTGAATCAGTTGAAAAAATTCTTCTTGAAGATTCAGAAAATCCGGACATAAAAGAAGCGTGGCTTTGCAATATGAACGACTTGGCTTGTTGCAGTCAGCGCGGACTTGGCGAGCGGTTTGACGGTTCTATTGGAGCAAGTTCAGTTCTTATGCCTTACGGTGGAAAATATCAGGGAACACCGGAAGCAGGAATGGCTGCAAAAATTCCAGTTGTTTCCCCGCGCGAAACTTCTACAGTCAGCCTTATGAGCTACGGTTTTGATCCTCGTGTTTCCCAGTGGTCAGCATGGCACGGCGCGCAGGTTGCAGTTCTTTCTAGCTTGGCAAAAATTGCCTGTATGGGCGGAAAAACCGACACTTGCCGTCTTACATTCCAGGAATTTTTTGGACGCGCTGTAACAGAAAAAACTTGGGGCTATCCTGCAGCCGCCTTGCTTGGTTCTATTGACGCTCAGCTTGCAATGGGAACTGGCTCAATCGGCGGAAAAGACTCAATGTCTGGAACTTTTGAAAATCTTAATGTTCCGCACACATTGGTTTCTTTTGCCGTAAATGTTGACGATGTGAAAAACGTTGTGAGCGGTTCTTTTAAAAAAGCAGGAAGCAAAGTTTTCCTTGTAAGCGTTCCATATTCTGCAGAGCTTGTTCCAGATTTTGAAGTGTTCAAGAAAAACACTGCTGCTCTTTACAAGCTTAACAGTCAGAAAAAAATAAGCGCAATGTATCCGGTTTGTGCAGGCGGAATTGCAGAAACGTTAAGCAAAATGTCACTTGGAAATAAAATCGGAGTTTCCTTGGACACAATTCCTTTAAGCTGCACAGCTGCCTCTGGAATAAAAGAAGCCGACGTTAGCGATTTGTTTACTCCGCTTTACGGTTCAATTTTAGTTGAGTCTGATTCTGACCTTGATTCAGAAAAAGATTTTGCTGAAGGAACTGTTTACAAAATTGGTGAAACAATCTGCGAGCCTACAATTGAAATTGAAGATGTAAAAATTTCTCTTGATGAAATTGAATCTGCCTGGGAATCAAAGCTTGAAAAAGTTTTCCCTCCAGTTTCAGGCGCGGAACTTCAGCCTCCATTGCCTCCTTTTGCATTGAAAGAGCACGAGTCGCTTGAAGAAGCTAGAAAAAAATCTTCTGCCTTTGAATATTCAGCCGGAAAAACAAAACCAAAAGTTGTAATTCCAGTTTTCCCCGGAACAAACTGTGAATACGACATGGCGCGCGCGTTTAACTTGAATGGCGGCGAAACAAAAATTGTTGTGTTCCGCAATAGAACTCCAAAAGATTTGGCGGAATCCTTAGACTTGTTCAAGGCAGAAATTGACAAGGCGCAGATTCTTGCTTTTGCAGGCGGATTCAGCGCAGGAGACGAGCCGGACGGTTCAGGAAAATATATTGCCAATGTAATCCGCGAGCACAGAATTGCAGACAGCATAATGGAGCTGCTTAAAAACCGCGATGGACTTGTGCTTGGAATTTGCAACGGTTTCCAGGCGCTTATAAAAACAGGGCTTGTTCCTTATGGCGAAATAAAAGAGCCTTCCGCTGATATGCCGACACTTACTTACAATAAAATAGGACGGCACATAAGCAGAGTTGTGCGAACAAGAATGGTCAGCGCGAAAAGTCCCTGGGCGCAGGATTCTAGTGTTTTGAATTCAAAGATTCACCTTATTCCTGTAAGCCATGGAGAAGGACGCATTGTAATCAGCGAGGAGCTTGCGGAAAAACTTTTTGCAAACGGACAAGTCTTTACTCAGTATGTTGACGAAAATGGAATTCCTTCAATAACTGAGCCGGACAATCCTAACGGAAGCCTTTTTGCAATCGAAGGTCTTACAAGCCCGGACGGCCGTGTTCTTGGAAAAATGGGACACAACGAGCGCACAATGGGCACAGACAAAGGCGGCTCAAGCATTGACCTTATAAAAAACATTGCGGGAATGGATTCAAACGAAAGTTCTTGCCAGAATATTTTTGCGGCTGGAATAAGATATTTCAACTAA
- a CDS encoding O-acetylhomoserine aminocarboxypropyltransferase/cysteine synthase yields MSYKFETLQLHVGQENADPATDSRAVPIYQTTSYVFHNSQHAADRFGLKDAGNIYGRLTNSTQDVFEKRIAALEGGVAALAVSSGATSITYAIQALAKQGEHIVAQKTIYGGSYNLLAHTLPLYGITTTFVDAHNLSELENAIQPNTKAVYIETLGNPNSDIPDIDAIAEIAHKHGLLLVIDNTFGTPYLIRPIEHGADIVVHSATKFIGGHGTTLGGIIVDSGNFDWEKSGRYPWISEPNPSYHGVSFAKAAGKAAFATYIRAILLRDTGAAISPFNAFLLLQGVETLSLRIERHVENTKKVVEYLKNNPLVEKVNHPSLPEHPDHALYEKYFPNGGASIFTFNIKGGKEEAWKFIDSLKIFSLLANVADVKSLVIHPASTTHSQLSDAELADQGIAQNTIRLSIGTEHIDDIIADLENGFNALK; encoded by the coding sequence ATGAGTTACAAATTCGAAACGCTTCAACTTCACGTAGGACAGGAAAACGCTGACCCGGCTACAGATTCAAGGGCTGTTCCAATTTATCAGACAACGAGCTATGTATTTCATAATTCACAGCATGCGGCGGATCGTTTTGGTTTAAAGGATGCTGGAAACATTTACGGACGCCTGACGAATTCAACACAGGATGTTTTTGAAAAAAGAATTGCGGCTCTTGAAGGCGGAGTTGCGGCTCTTGCAGTTTCTTCCGGCGCGACTTCCATAACTTATGCGATTCAGGCTTTGGCAAAACAAGGCGAGCATATCGTTGCGCAAAAAACAATTTACGGCGGAAGCTACAATTTGCTTGCCCACACTTTGCCGCTTTACGGAATAACGACAACTTTTGTTGACGCGCACAATCTTTCCGAGCTTGAAAATGCGATTCAGCCTAATACAAAAGCTGTTTACATTGAAACTTTGGGAAATCCGAATTCTGACATTCCTGACATTGACGCTATTGCAGAAATTGCGCACAAGCACGGACTTCTGCTGGTAATTGACAACACGTTTGGAACTCCGTATTTGATTCGCCCGATTGAACATGGCGCGGATATTGTTGTGCATTCCGCAACAAAATTTATCGGCGGACACGGAACAACTCTTGGCGGAATTATTGTTGATTCAGGAAATTTTGACTGGGAAAAATCCGGCCGCTATCCGTGGATTTCAGAACCGAATCCAAGCTACCATGGAGTTTCGTTTGCCAAGGCTGCTGGTAAAGCCGCGTTTGCAACTTATATCCGCGCGATTTTGCTTCGTGATACAGGAGCTGCGATTTCTCCATTTAACGCTTTCCTTCTTCTTCAGGGTGTGGAAACTTTGTCGCTTAGAATTGAACGCCATGTTGAAAACACAAAGAAAGTTGTTGAGTATTTGAAAAATAATCCGCTTGTTGAAAAAGTAAATCATCCTTCGTTGCCGGAACATCCTGACCATGCGCTTTACGAAAAATATTTTCCGAACGGCGGCGCAAGTATTTTTACTTTCAATATTAAAGGCGGAAAAGAAGAAGCATGGAAATTTATTGACAGCCTGAAAATTTTCAGCTTGCTTGCAAATGTTGCGGATGTAAAATCGCTTGTTATTCATCCGGCTTCAACAACTCACAGCCAGCTTTCTGATGCGGAGCTTGCAGACCAAGGAATTGCCCAGAATACAATCCGTCTTTCTATTGGAACTGAGCACATCGACGATATAATTGCCGACTTGGAAAATGGCTTCAATGCATTGAAATAA
- a CDS encoding low molecular weight protein-tyrosine-phosphatase yields the protein MIKILFVCHGNICRSPMAEFVMKFLVKNARLENDFLIESKATSTEEIGNSPHPGTLKKLAQQGIPVFPHKAVQMEKSDAEKYDFIIGMDSFNLKNIQRILGSSFNKNVFLLLDFTSRPGNIADPWYTGNFDETFNDIWEGCNCFLQKLTNGSLKNV from the coding sequence ATGATAAAAATTCTTTTTGTTTGCCACGGAAATATCTGCCGTTCTCCAATGGCTGAATTTGTAATGAAATTTCTTGTAAAAAATGCCCGGCTTGAAAATGATTTTTTAATTGAATCAAAAGCTACAAGCACGGAAGAAATTGGAAATTCGCCGCATCCTGGAACTTTGAAAAAACTTGCGCAGCAGGGAATTCCTGTTTTTCCGCATAAAGCCGTTCAAATGGAAAAATCTGATGCTGAAAAATACGACTTTATAATTGGAATGGACAGTTTTAACTTAAAAAATATTCAGCGGATTTTGGGAAGCAGTTTTAATAAAAATGTTTTTCTTTTGCTTGATTTTACTTCGCGGCCCGGAAACATTGCCGATCCTTGGTATACAGGAAATTTTGATGAAACTTTTAATGATATTTGGGAAGGATGCAACTGTTTTTTACAGAAATTAACTAACGGAAGTTTGAAAAATGTTTAA
- a CDS encoding thioredoxin family protein, which translates to MKRQGIFIAVFAAAFLLASCGAPKWYSDFDSAKEAAKKQNKDIYLLFSGDDWAETSKPFKEKIVLTKDFSNEFGKKYVFANLDFSQTEYAKTNVPENASEEELKSAVEIKKSYEKKELLARYYNVRKWPCAYLVSKDGFVLAYVDFEEKPETTFEEYSAKMKDAGQEALKTKALIEKVEKSSGVEKAQAINELVENTRQEHCFLLKDLIQEFILLDSQDSTGLLGDYEVRNAYNKSLEAFAEGKDPAEPFEQIAEKTSLSDLQRQEAMYMAAYVLVNLPDIDFERVQQCLEKAYSIKTEGGYSEEILKALETVRKFSAIKEDQESQK; encoded by the coding sequence ATGAAAAGACAGGGAATTTTTATTGCGGTTTTTGCAGCGGCATTTCTTCTTGCTTCATGCGGCGCGCCAAAGTGGTATTCGGATTTTGATTCTGCAAAGGAAGCTGCCAAAAAGCAAAATAAGGACATTTATCTTTTGTTCAGCGGAGATGACTGGGCGGAAACAAGCAAGCCTTTTAAGGAAAAAATTGTTTTAACAAAAGACTTTTCAAATGAATTTGGAAAAAAATATGTTTTTGCGAATTTGGATTTTTCTCAAACTGAATATGCAAAGACAAATGTTCCAGAGAATGCTTCCGAAGAAGAATTGAAATCAGCTGTGGAAATTAAAAAATCCTACGAAAAAAAGGAACTGCTTGCGCGCTATTACAATGTCCGCAAATGGCCGTGTGCATATCTTGTTTCAAAAGACGGATTTGTTTTGGCCTATGTTGATTTTGAAGAAAAGCCTGAAACCACTTTTGAAGAATATTCTGCAAAAATGAAAGATGCCGGGCAGGAAGCTTTAAAGACAAAAGCCTTGATTGAAAAAGTTGAAAAATCTTCTGGTGTAGAAAAAGCTCAGGCTATAAATGAGCTGGTTGAAAATACAAGGCAAGAGCATTGTTTCCTTTTAAAGGATTTGATTCAGGAATTTATTTTGCTTGACTCTCAGGACTCAACAGGACTTTTGGGAGATTATGAAGTCCGCAACGCTTACAATAAATCGCTTGAAGCATTTGCAGAAGGAAAAGATCCCGCCGAGCCTTTCGAGCAGATTGCAGAAAAAACTTCACTTTCAGATTTGCAGCGTCAGGAAGCTATGTACATGGCGGCTTATGTTCTTGTAAATTTGCCGGATATTGATTTTGAGCGCGTTCAGCAATGCTTGGAAAAAGCCTACAGCATAAAAACTGAAGGTGGGTATTCGGAGGAAATTTTAAAGGCTCTGGAAACTGTGCGCAAATTTTCAGCAATAAAAGAAGACCAGGAGAGCCAAAAGTAG
- a CDS encoding phospholipase D-like domain-containing protein: MKKKLKLFKRFIYSRVVFCFLLLAMQICTYLFFIIKFSPYFFYFAGVNLLLSFTFMAYLSNCEGKNEFKIAWLLPTMIFPLFGISLYVYTKMATRNARLKSKIEQSELQTWKFVPKPAETKSAFPEISDLAFYLYESGNFPAYTDSDVEYFSCGEDFFPDFMQELKNAKEFIFLEFFIITPDDSWRKILEVLKQKVSEGIEVRVLYDGIGSVLASTKVYHEYLASLGIKSKIYMPLTPVFNLQQNNRDHRKIAVIDGKISYTGGLNLANEYFNFGQNKFSYWKDSAVKIRGNATKTYTALFLQMWNLAKFPEKKANKSYEKFFPAVKENFSEGLLIPYADNAYNEKDIAENICLYILSKATKNVCITTPYIIIDNQLKSALIFAASRGINVSLIVPSKPDHFLTFCIGKTFLKTLVENGVHVYLYLPGFIHSKLFTSDGKIATVGSINLDYRSLFHHFEDGLLIYKKSVIEKIQRDIELTKLSCKEMTLDDYKKLPLIVKMLGRIFRIFAPLV; this comes from the coding sequence ATGAAGAAAAAATTAAAGCTTTTTAAGCGTTTTATTTACAGCCGTGTGGTTTTCTGTTTTTTGCTGCTTGCGATGCAGATTTGCACATATCTGTTTTTCATAATAAAATTTTCTCCATACTTTTTTTATTTTGCTGGAGTCAACTTGCTTTTAAGCTTTACTTTTATGGCTTATCTTTCAAACTGCGAAGGAAAAAACGAATTCAAAATCGCATGGCTTCTTCCAACGATGATTTTTCCGCTGTTCGGAATTTCACTTTATGTCTACACAAAAATGGCGACACGGAACGCTAGGCTCAAAAGCAAAATTGAACAAAGCGAACTTCAAACTTGGAAATTTGTTCCAAAGCCTGCAGAAACAAAGTCAGCATTTCCTGAAATTTCAGACCTTGCATTTTATCTTTACGAGAGCGGAAATTTTCCGGCATACACAGATTCTGATGTTGAATATTTTTCATGCGGGGAAGATTTTTTTCCGGATTTTATGCAGGAACTTAAAAACGCAAAAGAATTTATTTTTCTGGAATTTTTTATAATAACGCCCGATGATTCATGGCGGAAAATTCTTGAAGTTCTAAAGCAAAAAGTCAGCGAAGGAATTGAAGTCAGAGTTCTTTACGACGGAATCGGCTCTGTGCTTGCGTCCACAAAAGTTTACCATGAATATTTAGCAAGCCTTGGAATAAAGTCAAAAATTTATATGCCGCTGACTCCAGTTTTTAACTTACAGCAGAACAACCGCGACCACAGAAAAATTGCAGTAATCGACGGAAAAATTTCTTACACAGGCGGATTGAATCTTGCAAATGAATATTTCAACTTTGGGCAAAACAAGTTTTCATACTGGAAAGATTCCGCAGTAAAAATCCGTGGAAACGCGACAAAAACTTACACCGCGCTTTTTCTGCAAATGTGGAATCTTGCAAAGTTTCCAGAAAAGAAAGCGAATAAAAGCTACGAAAAATTTTTTCCAGCAGTAAAAGAAAATTTCAGCGAAGGACTTTTAATTCCTTATGCCGATAATGCTTACAACGAAAAAGACATCGCGGAAAATATCTGCCTCTACATTTTGTCAAAGGCGACAAAAAATGTCTGCATAACAACTCCGTACATTATAATCGACAACCAGCTTAAAAGCGCGCTGATTTTTGCGGCAAGCAGAGGAATAAATGTTTCGCTTATTGTTCCTTCCAAGCCTGACCATTTTTTGACATTCTGCATCGGAAAAACTTTTTTAAAGACGCTTGTTGAAAACGGAGTTCATGTTTATCTTTATTTGCCGGGATTTATACATTCAAAGCTTTTTACAAGCGACGGAAAAATAGCAACCGTAGGCTCGATAAATCTTGACTACAGAAGCCTTTTCCATCACTTTGAAGACGGACTTCTTATTTACAAGAAATCCGTTATAGAAAAAATTCAGCGTGACATTGAACTTACAAAACTTTCGTGCAAAGAAATGACTTTGGACGACTACAAAAAACTTCCGCTGATTGTAAAAATGCTTGGAAGAATTTTCAGAATATTCGCGCCGCTAGTTTAA
- the pdxT gene encoding pyridoxal 5'-phosphate synthase glutaminase subunit PdxT: MRAAVLALQGAFLEHEKILESLGVPCFELRKKSDLEKDFDALVLPGGESTVQGKLLHELEMFEPLKQRIGSGIKVLATCAGLILLAEKIENDSRVHFGTMPVCVKRNAYGRQLGSFFTEENFENLGKIPMTFIRAPYIESAREDVEVLSKVDGKIVAAKFKNQTALSFHPELNSDTRLYEWWIQS, encoded by the coding sequence ATGAGAGCGGCGGTGCTTGCACTTCAAGGCGCGTTTTTAGAGCATGAGAAAATTCTTGAATCTTTGGGCGTGCCTTGCTTTGAGCTTAGAAAAAAATCAGACTTGGAAAAAGATTTTGACGCTCTTGTTCTTCCGGGCGGAGAAAGCACAGTGCAGGGAAAACTTTTGCATGAGCTTGAAATGTTCGAGCCGTTAAAGCAACGCATTGGATCTGGAATAAAAGTTCTTGCGACTTGCGCAGGTCTTATTCTTCTTGCTGAAAAAATTGAAAATGATTCGCGCGTGCATTTTGGAACAATGCCGGTTTGCGTAAAAAGAAATGCTTATGGCCGGCAGCTTGGAAGTTTTTTTACAGAAGAAAATTTTGAGAATCTTGGAAAAATTCCGATGACTTTTATCCGCGCGCCTTATATTGAAAGTGCAAGGGAAGATGTTGAAGTTCTTTCAAAAGTCGATGGAAAAATTGTTGCCGCAAAATTTAAAAATCAAACTGCGCTTAGTTTTCATCCAGAGCTTAACAGCGATACAAGGCTTTACGAATGGTGGATTCAAAGCTGA